The Fibrobacter sp. UWB5 genome has a window encoding:
- the rpsE gene encoding 30S ribosomal protein S5 → MEREAQVSEFEDKVVHINRCAKTVKGGRRMSFSALVVVGNKNGKVGVGLGKAKEVSEAIRKGTEAAQRNIVEVQLLDGTIPHDIEVKSGATRILLMPAAPGTGVIAGAAARAVLELAGVRNILTKIHGSSNPSTVVSACLEGLLAQKNKQDCAALRGANA, encoded by the coding sequence TTGGAACGCGAAGCTCAAGTTTCTGAATTTGAAGACAAGGTTGTACACATCAACCGTTGCGCTAAGACCGTCAAGGGCGGTCGCCGTATGTCCTTCTCCGCTCTCGTTGTCGTTGGCAACAAGAACGGCAAGGTCGGTGTTGGTCTCGGTAAGGCTAAGGAAGTTTCCGAAGCTATCCGTAAGGGTACCGAAGCCGCCCAGCGTAACATCGTTGAAGTGCAGCTCCTCGACGGCACCATTCCCCACGACATCGAAGTCAAGAGCGGCGCAACCCGCATCCTCTTGATGCCGGCTGCTCCGGGTACTGGTGTTATCGCCGGTGCCGCTGCCCGTGCCGTTCTCGAACTGGCCGGTGTGCGCAACATCCTCACCAAGATTCACGGTTCTTCCAACCCGAGCACTGTCGTGAGCGCCTGCCTCGAAGGTCTCTTGGCCCAGAAGAACAAACAGGACTGCGCTGCCCTCCGCGGCGCCAATGCCTAA
- the rplE gene encoding 50S ribosomal protein L5 produces the protein MNQMKQFYLEKVVPALQQKFAYKNVMEIPRLQKIVLNMGVGAAASNRKILDEAVDTLTAITGQKAVVTNAKKAIAQFHLREGIGIGAKVTLHGENMWDFLFRFINIDLPRVRDFRGLARRGFDGMGNFTLGIKEQTIFVEIDIDKISRTFGMDISFVTTAKTDEEGRALLEELGLPFRK, from the coding sequence ATGAACCAGATGAAGCAATTTTATCTCGAAAAAGTAGTTCCGGCCTTGCAGCAGAAGTTTGCTTACAAGAACGTGATGGAAATTCCCCGCCTCCAGAAGATCGTGCTCAACATGGGTGTCGGCGCTGCCGCCTCTAACCGCAAGATCCTGGATGAAGCCGTTGATACCCTGACCGCTATTACCGGTCAGAAGGCCGTCGTCACCAACGCCAAGAAGGCTATCGCTCAGTTCCATCTGCGCGAAGGCATCGGCATCGGTGCTAAGGTCACCCTGCACGGCGAAAACATGTGGGACTTCCTCTTCCGTTTCATCAACATCGACCTCCCGCGTGTCCGTGACTTCCGTGGTCTCGCACGTCGTGGCTTTGATGGCATGGGTAACTTTACCCTCGGCATCAAGGAACAGACGATCTTTGTTGAAATCGACATTGACAAGATTTCTCGTACCTTCGGTATGGACATCTCCTTCGTGACGACCGCTAAGACGGACGAAGAAGGCCGCGCCCTGCTCGAAGAACTTGGACTCCCCTTCAGGAAGTAA
- the rplR gene encoding 50S ribosomal protein L18 encodes MTAIAKKRIQSRIARHERVRKSVVGTAECPRLAVRRSLSHMVAQIIDDENNKSLVQLTTTAKEFQAKFGEMTKSEQSKQLGIQIAEVAKSKGIESVVFDRGGYIYHGRVQALAEGAREGGLKF; translated from the coding sequence ATGACTGCAATTGCTAAGAAAAGAATCCAGTCCAGAATCGCACGCCACGAACGCGTACGCAAGTCTGTTGTCGGAACTGCAGAATGCCCTCGTTTGGCTGTTCGCCGTTCCTTGTCCCACATGGTAGCCCAGATTATCGACGACGAAAACAACAAGTCTCTCGTCCAGCTCACCACCACTGCCAAGGAATTCCAGGCTAAGTTTGGTGAAATGACGAAGTCGGAACAGAGCAAGCAGCTCGGTATCCAGATTGCTGAAGTCGCTAAGTCCAAGGGCATTGAATCCGTGGTCTTTGACCGCGGCGGTTACATCTATCACGGTCGCGTTCAGGCTCTCGCTGAGGGAGCTCGTGAAGGCGGACTCAAATTCTAG
- the rpsJ gene encoding 30S ribosomal protein S10, whose product MAGERIRIRLKSFDHRMIDRSAQDIVNTAKNTGARIAGPIPLPTKIQKYTVIRSPHIDKTSREQFESRTHKRLIDILDATPQTVDSLMKLDLPAGVEVEIKV is encoded by the coding sequence ATGGCTGGTGAACGCATTCGTATTCGCTTGAAGAGCTTCGATCATCGTATGATCGACCGCTCCGCTCAAGACATCGTGAATACAGCTAAGAACACTGGGGCACGCATTGCCGGCCCCATCCCTCTTCCGACGAAGATCCAGAAGTATACGGTGATCCGCTCTCCGCATATCGACAAGACTTCCCGTGAACAGTTCGAATCCCGTACGCACAAGCGTCTTATCGACATCCTTGATGCTACGCCGCAGACTGTTGATTCCCTCATGAAACTTGACTTGCCGGCAGGCGTTGAAGTCGAAATTAAGGTTTAA
- a CDS encoding type Z 30S ribosomal protein S14 produces the protein MASTRMIEKCKRTPKYTVRGYNRCKRCGRPHAFMRRFGLCRICFREMALAGEIPGITKSSW, from the coding sequence ATGGCAAGCACAAGAATGATTGAAAAATGCAAGCGCACCCCGAAGTATACCGTTCGTGGGTACAACCGCTGCAAGCGTTGCGGTAGGCCGCACGCCTTTATGCGCCGCTTTGGCCTTTGCCGTATTTGCTTCCGCGAAATGGCACTCGCCGGCGAAATCCCCGGTATCACAAAGTCGTCTTGGTAA
- the rpsS gene encoding 30S ribosomal protein S19: MSRSLKKGAFVDSHVLSKAQAMAGSDKKQAIKTWSRRSTIIPDMVGLTFSVYNGKQFIPVYVTENMVGHKLGEFSMTRTFRGHRKTETAAGGKK; this comes from the coding sequence ATGTCCAGATCCCTTAAGAAAGGTGCTTTCGTGGATTCCCACGTTTTGAGCAAAGCCCAGGCGATGGCCGGTTCCGACAAGAAACAGGCTATCAAGACCTGGTCCCGTCGTTCCACCATCATTCCTGATATGGTCGGACTTACGTTCTCCGTCTATAACGGCAAGCAGTTCATCCCCGTCTACGTGACCGAAAACATGGTCGGCCACAAGCTGGGTGAATTCTCCATGACCCGCACTTTCCGCGGTCACCGTAAGACTGAAACCGCTGCTGGAGGAAAGAAATAA
- the rplP gene encoding 50S ribosomal protein L16 has product MLSPKRTLHRKQMKGRMKGIASRGNSIAFGEFGIQALEKCWLTARQIEAARIAMTRKIKRGGRVWIRVFPDKPITRHPAEARMGKGKGAVEFWAAVILPGRIIFEMGGVERELAMEALHVAAQKLPLKCKIIEESEI; this is encoded by the coding sequence ATGCTGAGTCCTAAAAGAACATTACATCGTAAGCAGATGAAAGGCCGCATGAAGGGCATTGCCTCCCGCGGCAACTCCATCGCCTTCGGCGAATTCGGCATTCAGGCTCTTGAAAAGTGCTGGCTGACTGCTCGTCAGATTGAAGCCGCTCGTATCGCCATGACCCGTAAGATCAAGCGCGGTGGCCGCGTTTGGATCCGCGTCTTCCCCGATAAGCCGATCACCCGTCACCCTGCTGAAGCCCGTATGGGTAAGGGTAAGGGCGCCGTCGAATTCTGGGCAGCCGTTATCCTCCCGGGTCGCATCATTTTCGAAATGGGTGGTGTCGAACGTGAACTGGCCATGGAAGCTCTCCATGTCGCAGCACAGAAGCTCCCCCTCAAGTGCAAAATCATCGAAGAATCGGAGATCTAA
- the rplD gene encoding 50S ribosomal protein L4, with amino-acid sequence MATAKLFAATGDFKNDIQLPAMFDQEVNKVCMYLHIKAILNNNRQGTAQTKNKSAVSGGGQKPWKQKGTGRARSGQNTSAVWVRGAKAHGPKSHDYFEKVNKKVKKIAFRSALAAKAAEGKVQVFEALAFNAPKTKDLLAVLNKAGLEQRNALFLVSEADKNLYLSSNNIPWCRCARVADVNTYDIVRANNVVISQAALAELEGGR; translated from the coding sequence ATGGCTACAGCAAAGCTTTTCGCCGCTACTGGCGATTTCAAGAATGATATTCAGCTCCCGGCCATGTTCGATCAGGAAGTCAACAAGGTCTGCATGTACTTGCACATCAAGGCTATCCTGAACAACAACCGTCAGGGCACTGCCCAGACCAAGAACAAGTCCGCCGTTAGCGGTGGTGGTCAGAAGCCCTGGAAGCAGAAGGGTACCGGCCGCGCTCGTTCCGGTCAGAACACCTCTGCCGTGTGGGTTCGTGGTGCTAAGGCTCATGGTCCGAAGTCCCATGACTACTTTGAAAAGGTGAACAAGAAGGTCAAGAAGATCGCTTTCCGCTCTGCTCTCGCTGCTAAGGCTGCCGAAGGCAAGGTGCAGGTGTTCGAAGCTCTCGCTTTCAACGCCCCGAAGACTAAGGATCTCCTCGCCGTCCTCAACAAGGCCGGTCTCGAACAGCGCAACGCTCTCTTCCTCGTGAGCGAAGCTGACAAGAACCTTTACCTCTCTTCTAACAACATTCCTTGGTGCCGTTGCGCACGCGTTGCCGATGTCAACACTTACGACATCGTTCGCGCCAACAACGTCGTCATCTCCCAGGCAGCTCTCGCCGAACTGGAAGGAGGCCGCTAA
- the rplC gene encoding 50S ribosomal protein L3 has translation MNGILAKKLGMTQVFTEQGERVPVTVLEAGPCVVVCHKTEEKDGYTAVQIGFGLKKEQRANKAEIGHFKKADVAVREHLAEFDVADLEAWPVGKEFGAADFADVKMVNVSGLSKGHGFSGTIKRHNFHSGPRSHGTHNMREPGGTSAHSYPGRVFPGKRMAGQFGNKKVTVKHLQVVKVDGDRNLIFVRGAVPGAKNSIIVVRKD, from the coding sequence ATGAACGGTATTCTCGCAAAGAAATTGGGAATGACCCAAGTGTTCACGGAACAGGGCGAACGCGTTCCTGTAACGGTTCTCGAAGCCGGTCCGTGCGTGGTCGTTTGCCATAAGACAGAAGAGAAGGACGGCTACACTGCTGTCCAGATCGGCTTTGGTCTCAAGAAAGAACAGCGTGCCAACAAGGCAGAAATCGGCCATTTCAAGAAGGCTGACGTTGCTGTTCGTGAACACCTCGCTGAATTCGATGTCGCTGATCTCGAAGCCTGGCCGGTTGGCAAGGAATTCGGTGCAGCTGACTTCGCCGATGTGAAGATGGTGAATGTCTCTGGCCTCTCCAAGGGTCACGGCTTCTCCGGTACCATCAAGCGCCATAACTTCCACAGCGGTCCTCGTTCTCACGGTACGCACAATATGCGCGAACCGGGTGGTACGTCCGCTCACTCTTATCCGGGCCGCGTTTTCCCGGGCAAGCGTATGGCCGGTCAGTTCGGTAACAAGAAAGTGACCGTGAAGCACCTCCAGGTCGTCAAGGTTGACGGCGACCGCAACCTGATCTTTGTCCGCGGCGCAGTTCCCGGTGCAAAGAACAGCATCATCGTGGTGAGGAAAGACTAA
- the rplN gene encoding 50S ribosomal protein L14 — translation MIQEETRLVVADNSGAKEVACIRVLGGTNRRYASIGDVIKVAVKDAIPQSKVKKGSVADAVVVRTRKEIARPDGTFIRFSDNAVVLINKDGEPRGTRIFGPVARELRDKKYMKIISLAPEVL, via the coding sequence ATGATTCAAGAAGAAACCAGACTCGTCGTGGCCGATAACAGTGGAGCCAAGGAAGTCGCCTGCATCCGCGTTTTGGGTGGCACCAACCGTCGCTATGCCAGCATCGGTGATGTCATCAAGGTTGCCGTCAAAGACGCAATCCCCCAGAGCAAGGTGAAGAAGGGTTCCGTAGCTGACGCCGTCGTCGTGCGCACTCGCAAAGAAATTGCCCGTCCGGATGGCACGTTCATCCGTTTCTCGGACAACGCCGTGGTTCTCATCAACAAGGATGGCGAACCTCGTGGAACCCGTATTTTTGGACCGGTGGCTCGTGAGCTCCGCGACAAGAAATACATGAAGATCATCTCCCTCGCACCTGAGGTTCTCTAA
- the rpsQ gene encoding 30S ribosomal protein S17, translated as MDRNLRKVRQGVVSSDKMDKTITVVVENRKRHPVYNKIMTTTKKLKAHDENNEAGEGDLVEIMETRPLSATKRWRLVRVVAKKK; from the coding sequence ATGGATAGAAACCTTCGTAAGGTAAGACAGGGTGTCGTCAGCTCTGACAAGATGGACAAAACCATCACCGTCGTAGTTGAAAACCGTAAGCGTCACCCGGTGTACAACAAGATCATGACCACCACCAAGAAGCTCAAGGCTCACGATGAAAACAACGAAGCCGGTGAAGGTGACTTGGTTGAAATCATGGAAACTCGTCCGCTCTCTGCGACGAAGCGCTGGCGCCTCGTTCGCGTTGTAGCTAAGAAGAAATAA
- the rplW gene encoding 50S ribosomal protein L23, translating into MSELHEILVAPHITEATARLMAAVRNDVHKYVFKVAKTATKTEIKDAIEKRFGVKVDSVNTLINRGKMKRVRMGMVAGKKSNWKKAYITLKAGQKIAEFEGV; encoded by the coding sequence ATGAGTGAACTTCACGAAATTCTCGTTGCACCGCACATTACCGAAGCTACCGCCCGTTTGATGGCTGCTGTGCGTAATGACGTGCACAAGTATGTATTCAAGGTTGCCAAGACCGCAACGAAGACCGAGATCAAGGACGCTATCGAAAAGCGTTTCGGCGTCAAGGTTGATTCCGTCAATACCCTTATCAACCGCGGCAAGATGAAGCGCGTTCGTATGGGCATGGTCGCCGGCAAGAAGTCCAACTGGAAGAAGGCCTACATCACGCTTAAGGCCGGGCAAAAGATTGCCGAGTTCGAAGGAGTATAA
- the rplX gene encoding 50S ribosomal protein L24, giving the protein MANIKKNDNVKVISGANKGKTGTVISVKGGKVTVSGVNVRKRHEKPSQTNQTGGIIEKELPIDISNVMLLEGNTPVRTRIVREAGKKASRVSVKSGKAI; this is encoded by the coding sequence ATGGCAAACATCAAGAAGAATGATAACGTCAAGGTGATTTCCGGTGCCAACAAGGGCAAGACCGGCACCGTGATTAGTGTCAAGGGCGGTAAGGTGACCGTTTCGGGCGTGAATGTCCGCAAGCGTCATGAAAAGCCGTCTCAGACCAATCAGACTGGTGGCATCATTGAAAAGGAACTGCCGATCGACATTTCCAACGTGATGCTCCTCGAAGGCAACACTCCTGTCCGTACCCGTATCGTGCGCGAAGCCGGCAAGAAGGCTTCCCGCGTGAGCGTCAAGTCCGGCAAGGCTATCTAG
- the rplB gene encoding 50S ribosomal protein L2, whose protein sequence is MGLKSYRPLTPTLRYKQIGDRKEITAEKPYKPLTEGIKRSSGRNNAGEITSRRRGGGHKKLYRIIDFKRQFAGIPCTVETIEYDPNRSARIALVKYLNGKRCYIIAPADVKVGDVLNSGEGAEFRVGNAIPLRDIPLNTIIHNIEMKPGKGAQIARSAGAGAELVAKDGKLCQVKLPSGEVRYIPEDCLAVVGQVSNIDHMNESSGSAGRSRWLGIRPSVRGVVMNPVDHPLGGGEGRTSGGRHPCSPWGKNSKGAKTRNNKRTDRFIVRRRQKRA, encoded by the coding sequence ATGGGTCTGAAGTCTTATCGCCCGCTTACCCCGACGCTGCGCTACAAGCAGATTGGTGACCGCAAGGAAATCACTGCGGAAAAGCCGTACAAGCCGCTCACCGAAGGCATCAAGCGTAGCTCCGGCCGTAACAACGCCGGTGAAATCACCTCCCGCCGTCGCGGTGGTGGTCACAAGAAACTGTATCGTATCATCGATTTCAAGCGTCAGTTTGCTGGCATCCCCTGCACTGTTGAAACGATCGAATACGATCCGAACCGTTCCGCTCGTATCGCTCTGGTCAAGTACCTGAACGGCAAGCGCTGCTACATCATCGCTCCGGCTGACGTCAAGGTTGGTGATGTGCTGAATTCTGGCGAAGGTGCCGAATTCCGCGTCGGTAACGCTATTCCGCTCCGCGATATTCCGCTGAACACCATTATCCACAACATCGAAATGAAACCGGGCAAGGGCGCTCAGATCGCTCGTTCCGCAGGTGCAGGTGCAGAACTCGTCGCTAAAGACGGCAAGCTCTGCCAGGTCAAGCTCCCGAGTGGCGAAGTTCGCTACATTCCGGAAGATTGCCTCGCCGTCGTGGGTCAGGTTTCCAATATCGATCACATGAATGAATCCTCGGGTTCTGCAGGCCGCTCTCGCTGGCTCGGCATTCGCCCGTCCGTCCGTGGTGTCGTTATGAACCCGGTCGATCACCCCCTTGGTGGTGGTGAAGGTCGTACCTCTGGTGGTCGTCATCCGTGCTCTCCTTGGGGTAAGAACTCTAAGGGTGCCAAAACTCGTAACAATAAGCGTACCGATAGGTTTATCGTACGTCGTCGTCAGAAGAGGGCCTAA
- the rplV gene encoding 50S ribosomal protein L22 produces the protein MQAVAKVKNVRYGVRKLRRVVDLVRGKSVAEAFAMLSILHTQTKGAPLVENALKSAVANFKQKAAGAVAAEELVVKTITADGGTIMKRIHPRSQGRAFRIEKPLSHITVVVANKE, from the coding sequence ATGCAAGCTGTTGCTAAAGTGAAAAACGTCCGTTACGGCGTTCGCAAGCTCCGTCGCGTTGTCGACCTGGTTCGCGGCAAGTCCGTTGCAGAAGCATTCGCAATGCTTTCTATTCTCCACACGCAGACCAAGGGTGCTCCGCTGGTCGAAAATGCTCTGAAGTCCGCTGTTGCTAACTTCAAGCAGAAGGCCGCTGGTGCCGTTGCCGCCGAAGAACTGGTCGTCAAGACCATCACTGCCGACGGTGGTACCATCATGAAGCGTATCCACCCGCGTTCCCAGGGCCGTGCTTTCCGTATCGAAAAGCCGCTCTCTCACATCACAGTCGTTGTGGCCAACAAGGAGTAA
- the rplF gene encoding 50S ribosomal protein L6: MSRIGKAIINIPAGVKVAVNGQNIKVEGPLGKLETDVHELIAIKLEGNQLSFSRPDDQKFTRAIHGTTRALVANMVEGVTKGFQKTLEIVGVGYRVEQKGKDLNLVLGFSHPVIFKAPEGVELKAVDPLKISIKGIDKQKVGQAAAEIRKYRKPEPYKGKGIKYEGEIVRRKQGKKTGK, encoded by the coding sequence ATGTCCCGTATCGGTAAAGCTATTATCAATATCCCGGCCGGCGTGAAAGTCGCCGTCAATGGTCAGAACATCAAGGTTGAAGGTCCTCTCGGCAAGCTCGAGACCGACGTTCATGAACTGATTGCAATCAAGCTCGAAGGCAACCAGCTTTCCTTCTCTCGTCCTGACGATCAGAAGTTCACCCGTGCCATCCATGGCACCACTCGCGCTCTCGTTGCCAACATGGTCGAAGGCGTGACCAAGGGTTTCCAGAAGACGCTCGAAATCGTCGGCGTTGGTTACCGTGTGGAACAGAAGGGCAAGGACCTCAACTTGGTTCTCGGCTTCTCTCACCCGGTTATCTTCAAGGCCCCGGAAGGCGTTGAACTCAAGGCTGTTGACCCGCTGAAGATCTCCATCAAGGGCATCGATAAGCAGAAGGTCGGCCAAGCTGCGGCAGAAATCCGCAAGTACCGCAAGCCTGAACCGTATAAGGGCAAGGGCATCAAGTACGAAGGCGAAATTGTCCGTCGTAAGCAAGGTAAGAAGACAGGTAAATAA
- the rpmD gene encoding 50S ribosomal protein L30 — MKKVRITLIKGTVRRLPMHRANVAALGLRKIGQSVEHVLTPSIQGMINAVADMVKVEEI; from the coding sequence ATGAAGAAAGTTCGTATTACTTTGATTAAGGGTACTGTCCGCCGTCTCCCGATGCACCGCGCTAACGTGGCTGCTCTCGGCCTCCGCAAGATCGGACAGTCTGTTGAACACGTTTTGACCCCCAGCATCCAGGGCATGATCAATGCCGTGGCTGACATGGTGAAGGTCGAGGAGATCTAA
- the rpsC gene encoding 30S ribosomal protein S3, producing MGQKTHPNGLRLGVIRGWESKWYAEDKFADLLYEDIVLRRYLMKRFEHASLSKVGIERTVKKVNVNLFTARPGIVIGRKGEELEKLKGELQFLTGKEIYINVQEIKRPETDAKLVAENIARQLEKRISFRRAMKRAIQSAMRMGVEGIKVQCGGRLGGAEIARVEKYAEGRVPLHTLRADIDYATAIAKTVYGSIGIKVWIMHGEKIGKDVMNDNKREK from the coding sequence ATGGGTCAGAAAACTCATCCGAATGGTCTTCGTCTTGGCGTTATCCGCGGCTGGGAATCCAAGTGGTATGCCGAAGACAAGTTTGCCGATCTTCTTTATGAAGACATCGTGCTCCGTCGCTACTTGATGAAGCGTTTTGAACATGCCTCCCTTTCCAAGGTCGGCATCGAACGCACCGTCAAGAAGGTGAACGTGAACCTCTTTACCGCCCGTCCGGGTATCGTGATTGGCCGTAAGGGCGAAGAATTGGAAAAGCTCAAGGGCGAACTCCAGTTCCTCACCGGTAAAGAAATCTATATTAACGTCCAGGAAATCAAGCGCCCGGAAACGGATGCCAAGCTGGTTGCCGAAAACATCGCTCGTCAGCTCGAAAAGCGTATTTCCTTCCGTCGTGCCATGAAGCGCGCTATCCAGTCCGCTATGCGCATGGGCGTTGAAGGTATCAAGGTGCAGTGCGGTGGCCGCCTCGGTGGTGCCGAAATTGCCCGCGTCGAAAAGTATGCCGAAGGCCGCGTGCCTCTGCACACTCTCCGCGCAGACATCGATTACGCGACTGCCATTGCTAAGACCGTTTATGGTTCCATCGGTATCAAGGTGTGGATCATGCACGGCGAAAAGATTGGCAAGGACGTCATGAACGATAACAAGAGAGAGAAGTAA
- the rplO gene encoding 50S ribosomal protein L15, with product MELNTLNPGKAAKGKSRKRIGRGPGSGWGTTAGRGQKGAGARKSAQAGRVAFEGGQMPIHRRIPKRGFKSHFAKDTQIVNLKKLASCSVTDFDAQAMFDQGFIKNIELPIKVLAFGTIDKAINVKVNAISEKAKAMIEAAGGKVEIV from the coding sequence ATGGAACTCAATACTCTCAATCCTGGCAAGGCTGCCAAGGGCAAGAGCCGCAAGCGCATTGGTCGCGGTCCGGGTTCCGGTTGGGGCACCACCGCTGGCCGTGGCCAGAAGGGTGCTGGCGCTCGTAAGAGTGCACAGGCCGGTCGCGTCGCCTTCGAAGGCGGCCAGATGCCGATCCACCGTCGCATCCCGAAGCGTGGCTTCAAGTCTCACTTCGCCAAGGACACGCAGATCGTTAACCTCAAGAAGCTCGCTTCTTGCAGCGTGACGGACTTCGACGCCCAGGCAATGTTTGACCAGGGTTTCATCAAGAACATCGAACTGCCTATCAAGGTCCTCGCTTTTGGTACCATCGACAAGGCAATCAATGTAAAGGTTAACGCCATCAGCGAAAAGGCTAAGGCCATGATCGAAGCTGCTGGCGGCAAAGTCGAGATCGTCTAA
- the rpsH gene encoding 30S ribosomal protein S8: MAMTDPIADMLTRIRNAASAKLPVVDIPASNLKREIARVLQEKGFIKKFVVVDDGKQGILKVLLRYTKGESAIQGIQRISSPGLRHYVDAAKLPRVRNGLGYAIISTSKGVMTDHEARKENVGGEVIAKVW; this comes from the coding sequence ATGGCAATGACAGATCCTATCGCCGATATGCTCACCCGTATCCGCAATGCCGCTTCGGCAAAGCTCCCCGTGGTGGACATTCCTGCCAGCAACTTGAAGCGTGAAATCGCTCGCGTGTTGCAGGAAAAAGGTTTCATTAAAAAGTTCGTCGTCGTCGATGACGGTAAGCAGGGCATCCTCAAGGTCCTCCTCCGTTACACGAAGGGCGAATCCGCTATCCAGGGCATCCAGCGCATTTCTTCGCCGGGTCTCCGTCACTACGTTGACGCCGCAAAGCTTCCGCGCGTTCGCAATGGCCTTGGCTATGCTATCATCTCCACATCTAAAGGCGTGATGACCGACCACGAAGCCCGCAAGGAAAACGTGGGTGGTGAAGTCATCGCAAAGGTATGGTAA
- the rpmC gene encoding 50S ribosomal protein L29, protein MKARELKELGVDQLKEKLAQLNLDLFNYRMAAKLGNLEKPSSIRNTRKDIARVKTILTEKAKA, encoded by the coding sequence ATGAAAGCACGTGAATTAAAGGAACTGGGCGTTGACCAGCTCAAGGAAAAACTGGCTCAGTTGAATCTCGATTTGTTCAATTACCGTATGGCTGCTAAGCTCGGTAACTTGGAAAAACCCTCTTCGATCCGCAATACCCGTAAGGATATCGCTAGGGTCAAGACCATCCTCACCGAAAAGGCCAAGGCATAA